Proteins from one Pontibacter korlensis genomic window:
- a CDS encoding cation:proton antiporter, whose protein sequence is MKINEINVIVAIIGGIVLVLGLGSKFLEKSPVPATLLALLIGVLVGPEVFDFFDPAKLGNKSTILENAARLTLGVGLVSVALRVPKEYPRQNWKAMLILIGVGMLLMWMISSLLVYLILGIPFWLALLIGAIIAPTDPIAASPIVTGPVAKKNLPDRIRNAISFESGANDGLSYLFVFLPLLVLTKLNEEVVPHWLTHTLLWEVLGATAFGLLLGFVAAKLLQFSEKRDLIQEEWRLVYTVALAFIAVGAGKLIHSDEVLVVFAAGAAFVQVVNQEERGEEEKGQEAVNRFFSVPIFALLGTAIPWSGWMELGWKGILLAVAVILLRRPPVLLLLRYFLPGLRSTKDALFLGWFGPVAVAAIYYGSLAEHRLHNPLVWDVVSLIICTSVVVHGLSSTPLTKLYGKVTGDIKTS, encoded by the coding sequence ATGAAAATAAACGAAATCAACGTTATCGTTGCAATAATAGGAGGGATTGTACTTGTTCTGGGACTAGGTTCTAAGTTTTTGGAAAAGAGCCCGGTGCCAGCAACACTTTTGGCGCTACTAATAGGTGTTTTGGTTGGACCTGAAGTGTTCGACTTTTTTGATCCGGCTAAGCTCGGGAACAAATCTACCATTCTGGAAAATGCAGCGCGCCTTACACTGGGAGTAGGTTTGGTTAGTGTGGCGCTCCGTGTACCAAAGGAGTATCCGCGGCAGAACTGGAAGGCAATGCTCATCCTGATAGGAGTCGGAATGCTGTTGATGTGGATGATCAGTTCGTTACTGGTTTACCTTATCCTCGGAATCCCATTCTGGCTTGCCCTCCTAATCGGAGCCATCATAGCTCCCACAGACCCTATTGCTGCCAGCCCCATAGTAACCGGACCTGTCGCCAAGAAGAACCTGCCTGATAGGATTCGTAATGCCATCTCTTTTGAGTCAGGTGCCAACGATGGACTAAGCTATCTGTTTGTGTTTCTGCCGCTGCTGGTGCTTACCAAATTGAATGAGGAAGTGGTGCCTCATTGGCTGACACACACACTGCTATGGGAGGTGCTGGGAGCCACTGCTTTTGGCCTGCTGCTGGGTTTTGTGGCAGCCAAGCTGCTGCAGTTTTCAGAGAAGCGGGATCTGATACAGGAGGAGTGGCGACTGGTGTATACGGTTGCCCTGGCGTTTATAGCGGTTGGAGCTGGTAAACTCATTCACAGCGATGAGGTGCTGGTAGTATTTGCAGCTGGGGCAGCCTTTGTACAGGTGGTAAATCAGGAAGAAAGGGGCGAAGAAGAGAAAGGCCAGGAGGCAGTGAACCGTTTCTTCTCTGTACCGATTTTTGCGCTACTAGGCACCGCCATTCCTTGGAGTGGCTGGATGGAGCTTGGCTGGAAAGGTATACTCTTGGCCGTTGCAGTTATCCTGCTTCGCCGTCCGCCTGTATTGCTGCTCCTAAGATACTTTCTGCCAGGCCTGCGCAGTACAAAAGATGCGCTGTTTCTGGGGTGGTTTGGCCCTGTCGCCGTTGCCGCTATCTACTACGGCTCTTTGGCAGAGCACCGCTTGCACAACCCGCTCGTGTGGGATGTAGTAAGCTTGATTATCTGTACGTCGGTGGTAGTGCACGGCCTAAGCTCCACACCGCTCACCAAACTGTACGGGAAGGTAACGGGGGATATTAAAACTAGTTAA
- a CDS encoding outer membrane beta-barrel family protein — protein sequence MRIKNRGEANFYNYYDSLTTDNPILQDFLYTETPNGFNIYSAKIDFTRAFSKSRKLELGAKASQVASDNDSRFYFNNSEVPVLDQRRTNHFVYDENIFAAYINWSSKVGDKFSVQAGLRAEQTISEGESKTTGQVTKRNYLDLFPSLFVKQSVSEDYEINYSYSRRIQRPNYGFLNPFLSYRDPYTYWQGNPYLRPQYTHAFGIVQTYKKNYSLNLSYQLNQDVIAELPAIDPESATTIYTIGNVDDSQNLSLTAVVPVKIMKNWDTNNTLIVSYNEYSTMVDQQLIVNDQVFYMLQSNHNIILPLDLKMEVNGVYQGPGVYALYKVDPRWWVNVGLKKSFLDVSLNANDIFKSQRLIIAANVGEGNVNDFNQYFRNRNVGLTLRYNFSKGEKFDPKRRNNSLEELNRAGN from the coding sequence GTGCGGATTAAGAACCGGGGCGAGGCTAATTTTTATAATTACTACGATTCCCTTACAACAGACAACCCTATCCTCCAGGACTTCCTTTATACTGAGACACCAAACGGGTTCAATATTTACTCTGCTAAAATAGACTTTACCCGTGCCTTCTCTAAGAGCCGCAAACTGGAGTTAGGTGCCAAGGCTAGCCAGGTCGCCTCCGATAACGATTCACGCTTCTACTTTAACAACAGCGAAGTGCCTGTGCTGGATCAGCGGAGAACCAACCACTTTGTGTATGATGAAAATATCTTTGCAGCCTACATTAACTGGAGCAGCAAAGTAGGGGATAAATTTAGTGTGCAGGCAGGCCTTCGTGCAGAGCAGACAATATCAGAAGGTGAGTCTAAAACCACTGGTCAGGTAACTAAACGCAATTACCTGGACCTGTTCCCGAGCTTGTTTGTCAAGCAGAGTGTGAGCGAGGATTATGAGATAAACTACAGCTACAGCCGCCGAATCCAGCGCCCTAACTATGGTTTCCTGAACCCTTTCCTTTCTTATCGTGATCCTTATACTTACTGGCAGGGCAATCCATACTTAAGGCCGCAGTATACGCATGCTTTTGGCATAGTACAGACTTATAAGAAGAACTATAGCTTGAATCTAAGCTACCAGCTCAACCAGGATGTCATAGCCGAGTTGCCAGCCATTGATCCGGAATCGGCAACCACTATCTATACCATAGGTAACGTAGACGACTCCCAAAACCTGAGCCTGACTGCCGTTGTGCCTGTTAAGATCATGAAAAACTGGGATACCAACAATACGCTTATAGTGTCATACAATGAGTATAGCACAATGGTCGATCAGCAGCTGATTGTAAATGACCAGGTGTTTTACATGCTGCAGTCTAACCACAACATTATACTGCCGCTAGACCTGAAAATGGAAGTTAATGGGGTATACCAGGGGCCTGGGGTATACGCCTTATATAAGGTAGATCCGCGTTGGTGGGTGAACGTCGGCCTTAAGAAAAGCTTTCTGGATGTAAGCCTGAATGCGAACGACATCTTTAAAAGCCAACGACTCATAATAGCAGCCAATGTTGGAGAAGGTAATGTGAACGACTTTAACCAATATTTCAGGAACCGCAATGTGGGGCTGACGCTGCGCTATAACTTTAGCAAAGGAGAGAAGTTCGATCCAAAAAGACGTAACAACAGCTTGGAGGAGCTGAATCGGGCAGGCAATTGA
- a CDS encoding zinc ribbon domain-containing protein: MLGGISSCRCWNTSPEWYGREFHRVAPNHTSQDCWVCGWRNTDLQLSDRYWTCVNGHVLDRDVNAASNIRNKAVGQTVSAWEIYKDNGSVAQESYCL; the protein is encoded by the coding sequence ATGCTGGGTGGTATCAGTTCGTGCAGATGCTGGAATACAAGTCCTGAGTGGTATGGTCGGGAGTTTCACAGAGTAGCCCCCAACCATACCTCCCAGGACTGCTGGGTTTGTGGTTGGCGCAACACCGACCTGCAGCTATCAGACAGGTATTGGACCTGTGTTAACGGACACGTCCTGGACAGGGATGTGAACGCAGCTAGTAATATAAGAAATAAGGCGGTCGGGCAGACCGTTTCAGCTTGGGAGATATACAAGGACAATGGTTCGGTAGCCCAAGAATCCTACTGCCTTTAG
- a CDS encoding RNA-guided endonuclease InsQ/TnpB family protein: MNQIKTYRFRLKPTRAQAQAFAQWLGSCRYVYNLCLDYKRQLWTNYQISVSKNQVQQELSAIARDVEWIGCVHSQTLQEVTDRLFRSYDGFFRQGKGFPRFARRGQYRSFTYKQGVKLHQNTCTVQLPKIGKVKYRKSQDVQGVIRTGSVVKEADGWYVTLCCEVDIERLPQISKVVGLDVGIKSFVVTSDGVVVDNPKHLYRYQHQLRRAQRAVSRKKKGGSNRRKAAAKLARLHQKVSNTRKDFHHKFSTQLIRESQAIVVENLQVQHMLKNRKLAKSISDAGWYQFVQMLEYKS, from the coding sequence GTGAACCAGATCAAGACATACCGCTTCCGACTCAAACCCACCAGGGCGCAGGCACAGGCTTTTGCGCAGTGGCTCGGCTCGTGCCGGTATGTCTACAACCTCTGCCTGGACTACAAGAGGCAACTCTGGACCAACTATCAAATCTCCGTATCGAAGAACCAGGTGCAGCAAGAGCTCTCTGCCATTGCCAGGGACGTGGAATGGATCGGGTGCGTGCACTCACAAACTTTACAGGAGGTGACAGATAGATTGTTCAGGTCCTACGATGGCTTCTTCAGGCAGGGCAAGGGCTTCCCCAGGTTCGCCAGGCGTGGCCAGTATCGCTCGTTCACCTACAAGCAGGGGGTGAAGCTGCACCAGAATACCTGTACAGTCCAGCTACCGAAAATCGGCAAGGTCAAGTACCGCAAGTCACAGGATGTGCAGGGGGTTATCAGGACAGGCAGCGTTGTCAAGGAAGCAGATGGGTGGTATGTGACGCTGTGTTGTGAGGTGGATATTGAGCGACTACCACAGATAAGCAAAGTGGTAGGCTTGGATGTTGGTATAAAATCCTTCGTTGTCACGTCTGATGGTGTTGTTGTAGACAATCCTAAACACCTATACCGCTATCAGCACCAGTTAAGGAGAGCGCAACGTGCTGTATCGAGGAAGAAGAAAGGTGGCAGCAACAGGCGCAAGGCTGCCGCAAAGCTGGCCAGGCTGCACCAGAAAGTGAGCAACACCCGCAAGGACTTCCACCATAAATTCAGCACGCAACTCATTCGCGAGAGCCAAGCGATTGTTGTTGAGAACCTGCAAGTGCAGCATATGCTCAAGAACCGTAAACTTGCCAAAAGCATCAGCGATGCTGGGTGGTATCAGTTCGTGCAGATGCTGGAATACAAGTCCTGA